Proteins encoded by one window of Nasonia vitripennis strain AsymCx chromosome 5, Nvit_psr_1.1, whole genome shotgun sequence:
- the LOC100122046 gene encoding chromodomain-helicase-DNA-binding protein Mi-2 homolog isoform X3, producing MASDEEVDESFAGEDEVEESGNQVSSAGQAVEGSSDAEDAQRLLVTKEEDDDYEPEERKKKKGKKRKARSEDKKGKKKKKKKKSDSGDESDFGGGGGGGENADLAGDDSDYAGNRKSRKSSSRKSSSHSTPAPATQGQQEPATGMPTIEEVCSTFGLTDVAIEYTDADFQNLTTYKLFQQHVRPLLAKENPKVPMSKLMMLVAAKWRDFSELNPHTQPEIDMSTQSIDEDNRNSRSNRSAVAQDDDDDEDDEDSDRKKKSRSSRTSKKGKKTSKVPTLKIKLGKRKRGSSDEEIEGSGPGSDRDSDMEFEQMLADAEDVPPTENNTKPEETNAEAPAEPPVRRKAKTKIGNKTKKKKKTKTTSKFPDGEGDHQDYCEVCQQGGEIILCDTCPRAYHLVCLEPELEETPEGKWSCPHCENDGALEDDDEHMEFCRVCKDGGELLCCDSCTSAYHTHCLNPPLTEIPDGDWKCPRCSCPPLFGKVAKILTWRWKEVMDPPSEEPSTSKASSSGKPRKIREFFVKWVDRSYWYCDWVTELQLDVFHPLMFRNYSRKYDMDEPPKLEEPLDESDGRVKRLRDVDKDNLALRDEYNLEERFYRFGVRPDWLVVHRVINHRLQRDGRALYLVKWRELGYDQATWEDENADIPGLKTAIEYYLDLRAANCADGPPSRKGKKGKGKKSKTKEIIDDEERTPRRYTPPPDKPTTDLKKKYERQPEYLDCTGMQLHHYQLEGLNWLRYSWGQGIDTILADEMGLGKTIQTITFLYSLYKEGHCKGPFLVSVPLSTIINWEREFETWAPDFYCVTYVGDKDSRMVIRENELSFEEGAVRGGRASKIRSSQIKFNVLLTSYELISIDSACLGSIDWAVLVVDEAHRLKSNQSKFFRLLASYNIAYKLLLTGTPLQNNLEELFHLLNFLCRDKFNDLSAFQNEFADISKEDQVKKLHEMLGPHMLRRLKADVLKNMPSKSEFIVRVELSPMQKKYYKYILTRNFEALNPKGGGQQVSLLNIMMDLKKCCNHPYLFPAASQEAPTGPNGNYETSALIKAAGKLVLLSRMLKKLRDDGHRVLIFSQMTKMLDLLEDYLEGEGYKYERIDGNITGTQRQEAIDRFNAPGAQQFVFLLSTRAGGLGINLATADTVIIYDSDWNPHNDIQAFSRAHRIGQANKVMIYRFVTRNSVEERVTQVAKRKMMLTHLVVRPGMGGKGANFSKQELDDILRFGTEELFKEEEGKEDEAIHYDDKAVAELLDRSKEGIEQKENWANEYLSSFKVASYVTKEEQDEETDTEIIKQEAENTDPAYWIKLLRHHYEQQQEDIARTLGKGKRVRKQVNYNDGGVTGDQGTRDDQPWQDNMSDYNSDFSAPSDDDKEDDDFDEKGEGDLLSRRSRRRLERRDEKDRPLPPLLARVNGNIEVLGFNARQRKAFLNAIMRYGMPPQDAFNSQWLVRDLRGKSEKNFKAYVSLFMRHLCEPGADNAETFADGVPREGLSRQHVLTRIGVMSLIRKKVQEFEHINGYYSMPEMIRKPVEPVKTAEGGAAATATTPAAAGAAATATSDGAATGSASSTNATTPATSNAPSPSPAVTPAPAADGVAAATATKEESKDKEAGSEDGKEKEASEGAAVKEEVKEEDKPSENAEEDGKEKEEVKKEEKESSAEADKPAAEAKETEKADAKETENSEIKEEKSEEKPASATENAETKAKPEVAAEEDVVIVKDDEDEGKDGDKKEESKDKDKDSKDKDSKDGADADGVKPKRKFMFNIADGGFTELHTLWLNEEKAAVPGREYEIWHRRHDYWLLAGIVTHGYGRWQDIQNDIRFAIINEPFKMDVGKGNFLEIKNKFLARRFKLLEQALVIEEQLRRAAYLNLTQDPNHPAMSLNARFAEVECLAESHQHLSKESLAGNKPANAVLHKVLNQLEELLSDMKSDVSRLPATLARIPPVAQRLQMSERSILSRLAATAPGNNSTQTGQAALLAQQFPPGFTGGQIPATFAGAANFGNFRPQYSVPGQPPQGFAA from the exons ATGGCCTCCGACGAGGAAGTCGACGAGAGCTTTGCGG GGGAAGATGAAGTCGAGGAATCCGGCAACCAGGTGTCCAGCGCCGGCCAAGCTGTCGAGGGTTCGTCAGACGCCGAAGACGCACAAAGACTA TTGGTGACAaaggaggaggacgacgatTACGAGCCCGAGGAgcgcaagaagaagaagggcAAGAAGCGGAAAGCCCGAAGCGAGGACAAAAAGggcaagaagaaaaagaaaaagaaaaagtccGACTCCGGAGAT gAAAGCGACTTCGGAGGAGGCGGTGGCGGTGGAGAGAACGCCGACCTTGCTGGCGATGACAGCGACTACGCGGGTAACCGCAAGAGCCGCAAATCCTCGTCGCGCAAGTCGTCGAGCCACTCGACGCCCGCACCGGCGACCCAGGGCCAACAGGAGCCCGCAACTGGGATGCCTACGATAGAGGAGGTCTGCAGTACTTTCGGTCTCACCGACGTCGCCATCGAGTACACCGACGCCGATTTTCAGAACCTCACCACCTACAAGCTGTTCCAACAGCACGTCAGGCCACTGCTTGCAAAGGAGAATCCCAAG GTACCGATGTCCAAGTTGATGATGTTGGTAGCTGCAAAGTGGAGAGACTTTTCAGAATTGAATCCACACACGCAGCCTGAGATCGACATGTCGACTCAGTCGATCGATGAGGACAACAGGAATTCCAGATCGAACAGAAGTGCCGTGGCACaggacgacgatgacgacgaggacgacgaagaCAGTGATCGCAAGAAAAAATCGCGTAGTTCAAGGACAAGCAAGAAGGGCAAGAAAACTTCGAAAGTTCCGACTCTCAAGATTAAGTTAGGAAAGCGCAAGCGAGGCAGTTCG GATGAGGAGATTGAAGGAAGCGGACCTGGTTCCGATAGGGACTCGGATATGGAGTTTGAACAGATGTTGGCCGACGCCGAGGATGTTCCACCGACGGAAAACAACACTAAACCAGAAGAAACGAACGCTGAGGCACCTGCCGAACCGCCAGTGCGCAGGAAGGCGAAGACCAAAATCGGCAACAAAActaagaagaaaaagaagacgaagaCTACGTCCAAATTCCCTGATGGAGAG GGTGATCACCAAGACTATTGTGAAGTGTGTCAACAAGGTGGAGAGATTATTTTATGTGATACCTGTCCTCGAGCTTATCATCTTGTTTGTTTGGAACCCGAATTGGAGGAGACACCCGAAGGAAAATGGAGTTGTCCACATTGCGAGAACGATG GTGCATTAGAGGATGATGATGAACATATGGAGTTCTGTAGAGTATGTAAGGATGGCGGCGAGTTGTTGTGCTGCGACAGCTGCACGAGCGCTTACCACACGCATTGTCTGAATCCACCTCTGACCGAGATTCCCGATGGTGACTGGAAGTGTCCACGCTGTTCTTGCCCGCCCCTCTTTGGCAAGGTCGCCAAGATTCTGACCTGGCGCTGGAAAGAGGTGATGGATCCGCCGTCCGAGGAACCCTCGACGAGCAAGGCTTCCTCTTCTGGAAAGCCGCGTAAGATTCGCGAGTTCTTCGTCAAGTGGGTCGACAGGTCGTACTGGTACTGCGATTGGGTGACCGAGCTACAGCTCGATGTTTTCCACCCACTCATGTTTAGAAACTATTCGCGCAAGTACGATATGGACGAGCCACCCAAACTCGAGGAGCCCCTGGATGAGAGTGATGGCCGCGTCAAGCGGCTCAGAGACGTTGACAAGGACAATCTCGCGCTGCGCGATGAGTACAATTTGGAGGAGCGTTTCTACCGCTTCGGCGTCAGGCCCGACTGGTTGGTCGTCCACCGCGTCATCAATCATCGGCTGCAGCGTGACGGACGAGCCCTGTATTTGGTCAAATGGCGCGAACTTGGTTATGATCAAGCCACCTGGGAAGATGAAAACGCAGACATTCCAGGCCTCAAAACGGCTATTGAGTATTATCTGGACCTGAGGGCCGCAAATTGCGCCGATGGTCCTCCCTCTAGAAAGGGCAAAAAGGGCAAGGGTAAAAAATCCAAGACGAAGGAGATTATTGATGACGAAGAGAGAACGCCGAGGAGGTACACTCCGCCGCCCGATAAGCCAACCACGGATCTCAAGAAGAAGTATGAGAGACAACCCGAGTACCTGGATTGTACTGGCATGCAGTTGCATCATTATCAGTTAGAG GGTTTGAACTGGTTGCGATATTCGTGGGGACAGGGAATCGACACAATTCTTGCCGACGAGATGGGTCTAGGAAAAACTATCCAGacaattacatttttatattcactTTATAAAGAGGGTCACTGCAAGGGTCCATTTTTAGTGTCAGTACCTCTTTCGACCATTATTAATTGGGAAAGAGAGTTTGAAACTTGGGCTCCAGATTTTTATTGTGTTACATATGTTG GTGACAAGGACAGTCGTATGGTGATTCGAGAAAATGAACTGTCTTTCGAGGAGGGCGCGGTACGCGGTGGACGAGCATCCAAGATCCGCTCCTCGCAAATCAAATTCAATGTCCTGTTGACGAGTTATGAGTTGATATCGATCGATTCGGCCTGCCTGGGCTCGATTGATTGGGCTGTACTCGTCGTCGACGAAGCTCATCGTCTCAAGTCCAATCAGTCCAAGTTCTTTAGGCTGTTGGCTTCCTATAACATCGCATACAAACTGCTACTTACGGGTACGCCGTTGCAGAACAACTTGGAAGAGTTATTCCATCTGCTCAATTTCTTGTGTCGCGACAAGTTCAACGACTTGTCGGCCTTCCAGAACGAATTCGCCGATATCTCGAAAGAGGATCAGGTGAAGAAGTTGCATGAGATGTTGGGACCTCACATGTTGCGACGTTTGAAAGCTGATGTGTTGAAG AATATGCCTAGCAAATCCGAATTTATTGTGCGAGTCGAACTTTCGCCTATGCAGAAGAAGTATTACAAGTACATCTTGACGCGAAACTTTGAGGCGCTGAATCCCAAAGGTGGCGGCCAGCAGGTCTCGCTACTCAACATCATGATGGACTTGAAGAAGTGTTGTAATCATCCGTACCTGTTCCCGGCGGCATCACAAGAAGCCCCAACCGGACCCAATGGCAATTACGAGACCTCGGCTCTGATCAAAGCCGCTGGAAAACTTGTTCTGCTCAGTAGGATGTTAAAGAAACTTCGAGATGACGGCCACAGAGTTCTCATTTTCTCGCAGATGACAAAAATGTTAGATCTGTTGGAGGATTATCTTGAGGGTGAGGGTTACAAGTACGAAAGAATCGACGGTAACATCACAGGAACACAGAGACAGGAAGCTATCGATAGATTTAACGCACCGGGAGCTCAACAATTTGTATTTCTGCTATCCACCAGAGCTGGTGGTTTAG GTATTAACTTGGCAACGGCCGATACTGTGATAATCTATGACTCCGACTGGAATCCGCACAATGACATTCAGGCCTTCAGTCGTGCCCATCGTATAGGTCAGGCCAACAAGGTCATGATCTACCGCTTCGTAACGCGTAACTCTGTAGAGGAACGTGTCACTCAGGTGGCCAAACGTAAGATGATGCTTACCCATTTGGTTGTAAGACCTGGTATGGGCGGCAAAGGCGCTAACTTTAGCAAACAAGAGCTCGACGATATTCTACGTTTCGGTACCGAGGAGCTGTTCAAGGAAGAGGAAGGCAAGGAAGACGAAGCCATCCACTACGACGACAAGGCTGTTGCCGAGTTGCTCGATCGTAGTAAAGAAGGTATTGAACAGAAGGAAAATTGGGCGAACGAGTATCTCAGTTCGTTCAAGGTCGCGTCGTACGTGACGAAAGAGGAACAAGATGAAGAAACAGACACGGAGATCATCAAGCAGGAAGCCGAAAACACCGACCCCGCCTACTGGATCAAGCTGCTGAGACACCACTACGAACAGCAACAGGAAGATATCGCGAGGACGTTAGGCAAAGGCAAGCGCGTCAGGAAGCAG GTTAACTACAACGACGGTGGCGTGACCGGTGATCAGGGAACGCGCGACGACCAACCTTGGCAGGACAACATGTCCGATTATAACAGCGACTTCAGCGCGCCGAGCGACGACGACAAAGAGGATGACGACTTCGACGAGAAGGGCGAGGGTGACTTGCTGTCTCGTCGCAGTCGGCGTCGGCTGGAGCGTCGCGACGAGAAAGATCGGCCACTACCGCCTCTGCTTGCCCGAGTCAACGGTAACATCGAGGTGCTCGGCTTCAACGCGCGCCAGCGCAAGGCATTCCTCAATGCGATCATGCGATACGGCATGCCGCCCCAGGACGCCTTCAACTCGCAGTGGCTCGTCCGTGATTTACGAG GAAAATCGGAAAAGAACTTCAAAGCCTATGTCTCGTTGTTCATGCGGCATCTGTGTGAACCCGGCGCGGATAACGCTGAAACCTTTGCGGACGGCGTACCGCGCGAAGGCTTGAGCCGTCAGCACGTGCTTACGCGTATCGGTGTCATGTCGCTGATTCGTAAAAAGGTTCAAGAATTCGAGCATATAAACGGCTATTACTCGATGCCCGAGATGATCCGTAAACCCGTAGAGCCGGTGAAGACGGCCGAGGGCGGTGCTgcggcgacggcgacgacgccAGCTGCTGCCGGAGCGGCAGCTACGGCAACAAGCGATGGAGCGGCCACAGGCTCTGCGAGCAGTACCAACGCGACGACACCCGCAACCTCGAACGCGCCCAGTCCCAGTCCTGCGGTGACACCGGCACCGGCGGCTGACGGagttgctgctgctacggCGACTAAAGAAGAGTCGAAAGATAAGGAGGCTGGTAGCGAAGACGGCAAGGagaaggaggcgagcgagggtgCAGCCGTGAAGGAAGAGGTGAAAGAAGAAGATAAACCTTCCGAGAACGCCGAAGAAGatggaaaagaaaaggaagaagtgaagaaggaggagaaggaATCTTCGGCTGAGGCGGACAAACCGGCCGCCGAGGCAAAGGAAACGGAGAAGGCTGATGCCAAGGAGACGGAGAACTCCGAGATTAAGGAAGAAAAATCCGAAGAG aagcCTGCATCGGCGACCGAAAACGCAGAAACGAAAGCCAAACCTGAAGTTGCAGCGGAGGAAGACGTGGTTATCGTTAAGGATGATGAAGATGAAGGCAAGGACGGTGATAAGAAGGAGGAGTCCAAGGATAAAGACAAAGATTCAAAGGACAAAGATAGCAAAGATGGTGCGGACGCGGACGGTGTCAAGCCCAAGCGCAAGTTCATGTTTAACATAGCGGATGGTGGCTTTACCGAACTGCACACTCTTTGGCTGAACGAGGAGAAGGCTGCGGTGCCCGGTCGCGAGTACGAAATATGGCACAGGCGACACGACTACTGGTTGTTGGCTGGTATCGTTACCCACGGCTATGGTCGCTGGCAAGACATTCAGAACGATATCAGATTTGCCATAATCAACGAACCATTCAAGATGGACGTGGGCAAGGGCAACTTCCTTGAAATCAAGAACAAGTTCCTGGCCAGGAGATTCAAGCTGCTCGAGCAGGCTCTCGTTATCGAGGAACAGCTGCGCAGAGCCGCATACTTGAATCTTACCCAGGACCCCAACCATCCGGCCATGAGCCTGAACGCGAGGTTTGCCGAGGTAGAGTGCCTCGCCGAGTCCCACCAGCATCTCAGCAAGGAGAGCCTGGCTGGAAACAAACCTGCCAATGCAGTATTGCATAAG GTGCTTAATCAATTAGAGGAACTTCTCTCTGACATGAAGTCCGACGTAAGTCGATTGCCGGCTACTTTGGCTCGCATACCACCTGTAGCTCAAAGACTACAAATGTCCGAGCGATCGATTCTCAGTCGACTGGCAGCGACTGCTCCCGGTAACAACAGCACGCAGACCGGACAGGCTGCACTATTGGCACAACAATT